One genomic region from Carnobacterium divergens encodes:
- a CDS encoding Fic family protein, with translation MNEEKRPNFPDKYHLSRKESVYLLKKNIVELVYNAGKFEGLNTTLLQTEEIIKYNRANNVAVDDVLTVVNLKRGFEMLLNDVQEPLLETSKRINRIVAAEDALFPGEIRTGGVEVSTIQGRYVPPMLTEDEVKNQYDEIMNQEISETEKALRLFLFISKNQIFWDGNKRTALLTANKIMFSKGVGLLSIPETVFAKFNELLSMYYNSNQSSDELKILSFMYDECIFGIIYKS, from the coding sequence ATGAACGAAGAAAAGCGACCTAACTTTCCGGATAAATACCACTTATCTCGCAAAGAATCGGTGTATTTATTGAAGAAAAACATTGTGGAACTGGTGTATAATGCGGGAAAATTTGAAGGATTGAATACAACGCTATTACAAACAGAAGAGATTATTAAGTATAATCGGGCCAATAACGTGGCTGTAGATGATGTCCTGACCGTCGTTAACTTAAAAAGAGGCTTTGAAATGCTTTTAAACGACGTACAGGAGCCCCTGTTAGAGACAAGTAAGCGGATTAATCGGATCGTTGCAGCGGAAGACGCCCTTTTTCCTGGCGAAATACGAACCGGTGGAGTAGAAGTATCGACCATTCAAGGAAGATATGTACCACCAATGTTAACTGAAGATGAGGTAAAGAATCAATATGACGAGATAATGAATCAAGAGATATCAGAGACGGAAAAAGCATTGCGACTGTTTCTATTCATTTCGAAGAATCAAATTTTTTGGGACGGTAATAAAAGAACTGCATTGTTAACTGCTAATAAGATCATGTTTAGCAAAGGGGTAGGATTGTTATCCATTCCCGAAACTGTATTTGCAAAATTTAATGAATTGTTATCTATGTATTACAATAGCAATCAATCTAGTGATGAATTAAAAATTTTATCATTTATGTATGACGAATGTATTTTTGGAATAATTTATAAATCCTAG